A genomic region of Dermochelys coriacea isolate rDerCor1 chromosome 18, rDerCor1.pri.v4, whole genome shotgun sequence contains the following coding sequences:
- the P3H1 gene encoding prolyl 3-hydroxylase 1 isoform X4, with protein sequence MRQNLEYYQMMAGVKESDFTDLEAKPHMHEFRLGVKFYTEEQPEPAILHMEKALEEYFVADTECRALCEGPYDYEGYNYLEYSADLVQAITDHYVQVLSCKQSCVTELASQPGQDKPIEDFLPSHFNYLQFAYYNSGNYEKAIECAKTYLLFFPNDEVMNQNLAYYTAVLGERLAAPINPRENIQVYHQRSLLEKELLFFSYDAFGIPFVDPDTWTPEEVIPKRLREKQKVERETAARISEEISNLMKEIETLVEEKTRESADMSKFMREGGPLLYDGLSITMNSRLLNGSQRVVVDGVISEEECLELQKLTNAAASAGDGYRGKTSPHTPSETFYGVTVYKSLKLGQEGKVSMHSARLYYNVTEKVRRVMESYFRLDTPLYFSYSHLVCRTAIADKQADRTDSSHAVHVDNCILNAEAMVCVKEPPAYTFRDYSVILYLNGDFEGGAFYFTELDATTVTAEVQPQCGRAVGFSSGSENPHGVKAVTKGQRCAIALWFTLDPRHSERERVQADDLVKMLFNTEEVDLSQLKGPEAELPGMTDAPGQSVEGKDEL encoded by the exons CACGAGTTCCGCCTGGGTGTGAAGTTTTACACAGAGGAGCAGCCAGAACCAGCCATTCTGCATATGGAGAAGGCTCTGGAGGAATATTTTGTAGCTGACACCGAATGTCGAGCTCTCTGTGAGGGGCCCTACGATTACGAAGGCTACAACTACCTGGAATACAGTGCTGACCTGGTCCAGGCTATTACGG ATCATTACGTGCAGGTGCTGAGCTGTAAACAGAGCTGTGTTACAGAACTAGCCTCCCAGCCGGGCCAGGACAAGCCCATTGAGGATTTCCTTCCATCCCACTTCAACTACCTGCAATTTGCCTATTACAACA GTGGGAATTACGAGAAAGCCATTGAATGCGCCAAGACCTACTTGCTTTTCTTCCCTAATGATGAAGTGATGAATCAGAACTTGGCCTACTACACGGCTGTCCTTGGGGAAAGGCTGGCTGCACCTATCAATCCTCGAGAA AATATCCAGGTGTATCACCAGCGCAGCCTGCTGGAGAAGGAGCTGCTCTTTTTCAGCTACGATGCCTTCGGGATTCCATTTGTGGACCCG GACACGTGGACCCCAGAGGAGGTGATCCCAAAGAGGCTGCGCGAGAAGCAGAA GGTGGAGCGCGAGACAGCAGCTCGAATCTCCGAGGAGATCAGCAACCTGATGAAAGAGATAGAGACGCTGGTGGAGGAGAAAACCAGAGAGTCTGCGGACATGAGCAAGTTCATGCGGGAAG GTGGGCCCCTGCTGTACGACGGGCTCAGTATCACCATGAACTCCCGGCTGCTGAATGGCTCTCAGCGAGTGGTGGTGGATGGAGTCATCTCTGAGGAGGAGTGTCTGGAACTGCAGAAACTCACCAAC GCAGCTGCGTCTGCTGGGGATGGCTATCGCGGGAAAACCTCCCCTCACACTCCTAGCGAGACCTTCTATGGCGTGACGGTCTATAAGTCCCTCAAG ctggggcaggagggcaaGGTGTCCATGCACAGTGCCCGGCTCTACTACAATGTGACGGAGAAGGTGCGGCGCGTGATGGAGTCCTACTTCCGCCTGGACACCCCACTCTATTTTTCCTACTCTCACCTGGTGTGCCGCACGGCCATCGCAG ATAAGCAAGCGGACCGGACGGACTCCAGCCACGCCGTGCACGTGGATAACTGCATCCTCAATGCAGAGGCCATGGTGTGCGTCAAGGAGCCGCCGGCATACACATTCCGGGACTACAG TGTCATCCTGTATCTCAATGGGGACTTTGAAGGAGGAGCCTTTTACTTCACCGAACTGGATGCCACCACTGTGACT GCAGAGGTGCAGCCACAGTGTGGGCGTGCTGTCGGCTTCTCCTCTGGCTCGGAGAACCCTCACGGGGTGAAGGCCGTGACCAAGGGCCAGCGGTGTGCCATCGCCCTGTGGTTCACTCTGGACCCGCGACACAGCGAACGA gagcgtGTGCAGGCCGATGAcctggtgaagatgctcttcaACACAGAGGAGGTGGATTTGTCTCAGCTGAAGGGGCCGGAAGCAGAGCTGCCAGGCATGACGGACGCTCCTGGGCAGAGTGTAGAGGGAAAGGACGAGTTGTGA